One segment of Curtobacterium poinsettiae DNA contains the following:
- a CDS encoding glycosyltransferase family 9 protein → MQQIGVGGERFDGVSEIAVLRGGGLGDLMFALPAVEALAAAYPGARITLLGAPTARPVLEGRTEAVHAFEELPVVPGVRDSGEGAPTEQDFFDRLHGRFDLAVQLHGGGRNSNPFLLRLGARHTVGTATEDAEVLERWVRYVYYQHEVVRALEVASLAGAEPVTLDPRLRVSEAARAGVRQRLGVRRRLVAIHPGATDPRRRWSPSRFAEVARARLAAGDDVVLVGDDSDVPASSAIVASLPLELRERMHDLTGSLPLRELPDVLAAADVMVGDDSGPRHLAVAVGTPTVGVFWFGNVINAGPFDRGRHRVHLAFVTRCPVCGIDVTQVGWTAERCEHDPSYVDEVQPEVVLADVEDLLRTT, encoded by the coding sequence GTGCAACAGATCGGTGTGGGCGGAGAACGGTTCGACGGTGTCAGCGAGATCGCGGTGCTCCGCGGTGGGGGACTGGGCGACCTGATGTTCGCCCTCCCGGCGGTCGAGGCGCTGGCCGCGGCCTACCCGGGAGCCCGGATCACGCTGCTCGGGGCACCGACGGCGCGGCCGGTGCTCGAGGGTCGCACCGAGGCCGTCCACGCCTTCGAGGAGCTCCCCGTCGTGCCCGGCGTCCGGGACTCCGGCGAGGGCGCGCCGACCGAGCAGGACTTCTTCGACCGCCTGCACGGGCGCTTCGACCTCGCGGTCCAGCTGCACGGCGGTGGGCGGAACTCGAACCCCTTCCTGCTCCGGCTCGGCGCCCGCCACACCGTGGGGACCGCCACCGAGGACGCCGAGGTGCTGGAGCGCTGGGTCCGCTACGTCTACTACCAGCACGAGGTCGTCCGCGCGCTCGAGGTGGCGTCGCTCGCCGGCGCCGAACCGGTCACGCTCGACCCCCGGCTGCGCGTGTCCGAGGCCGCGCGGGCCGGGGTCCGGCAGCGTCTCGGGGTCCGGCGGCGGCTCGTCGCGATCCACCCCGGCGCCACCGACCCGCGTCGCCGCTGGAGCCCCTCGCGCTTCGCCGAGGTCGCCCGTGCCCGGCTCGCGGCCGGGGACGACGTGGTCCTCGTCGGCGACGACTCCGACGTGCCGGCGTCGTCCGCCATCGTCGCGTCGCTGCCGCTCGAGCTGCGGGAGCGCATGCACGACCTCACCGGGTCGCTGCCCCTGCGCGAACTCCCCGACGTCCTGGCCGCCGCCGACGTCATGGTCGGCGACGACTCCGGTCCGCGGCACCTCGCCGTGGCCGTCGGCACCCCGACCGTCGGGGTGTTCTGGTTCGGCAACGTGATCAACGCCGGACCCTTCGACCGTGGTCGGCACCGGGTACACCTGGCCTTCGTGACGCGGTGCCCGGTGTGCGGCATCGACGTCACCCAGGTCGGCTGGACCGCCGAACGGTGCGAGCACGACCCGTCCTACGTGGACGAGGTCCAGCCGGAGGTCGTCCTCGCCGACGTCGAGGACCTGCTCCGTACGACCTGA
- a CDS encoding SDR family oxidoreductase, giving the protein MPVPTTPIGRVLVTGGASGLGAAVVAAVTEAGGTPIVLDLRIDAVPEGVDAVAVDVSDTDAVEQAVRDAAERHGGLDAVVTAAGIDTPAPIDAISSGKWEQIVGVNLIGTASTVRAALPALEATHGRVVTISSSLALRGVGDGTAYSASKFGVRGFSQALAAETAGRIGVTNIIPAGMRTNFFADRTEQYKPGPDAQLIEPEYVANSIVFALSQPAGCEIRELSIMPATEPSWP; this is encoded by the coding sequence ATGCCCGTCCCCACCACCCCCATCGGCCGCGTCCTCGTCACCGGCGGCGCCTCCGGACTCGGCGCCGCCGTCGTGGCCGCCGTCACCGAGGCCGGCGGCACCCCGATCGTCCTCGACCTGCGGATCGACGCCGTCCCCGAGGGCGTCGACGCCGTCGCCGTGGACGTCTCGGACACCGACGCCGTCGAGCAGGCGGTCCGTGACGCCGCCGAGCGGCACGGCGGCCTCGACGCCGTCGTCACCGCCGCGGGCATCGACACGCCCGCCCCGATCGACGCGATCTCGTCCGGCAAGTGGGAGCAGATCGTCGGCGTCAACCTGATCGGCACCGCCTCGACCGTACGCGCCGCCCTGCCCGCCCTCGAGGCCACGCACGGCCGCGTCGTCACGATCTCCTCGTCGCTCGCCCTGCGCGGCGTCGGCGACGGTACCGCGTACTCGGCGTCGAAGTTCGGCGTCCGCGGGTTCTCGCAGGCGCTGGCCGCCGAGACCGCCGGTCGCATCGGCGTGACCAACATCATCCCCGCCGGGATGCGCACCAACTTCTTCGCCGACCGGACCGAGCAGTACAAGCCGGGCCCGGACGCGCAGCTCATCGAGCCGGAGTACGTCGCGAACTCGATCGTCTTCGCGCTGTCGCAGCCGGCCGGCTGCGAGATCCGCGAGCTCTCGATCATGCCGGCGACGGAGCCGAGCTGGCCGTAG
- a CDS encoding PfkB family carbohydrate kinase, translating to MSGAAAGAPRSGAAGGRAGAPRFRIAVVGDTLLDVDVSGTSERLSPDAPVPVVDVATDDRRAGGAGLVATMLARDGHDVTLVTVLSDDGRAREIRDLLPDVTVVAGPSGVATPVKTRVRVVDHALVRIDEGCATPPVPEATDAMTAALDGVDAIVVADYGRGVAAAPALRDALTRAAEHLPVVWDPHPKGAAPVPGTTVATPNAAEARRFTDVEGHGVPFATVAAAQLVEQWRAGAVAVTMGDRGALLADAQGDSRFVPAPSVSAGDPCGAGDRLAAGVAVALASGADVPDAVSAGVVAASEYLAAGGVTALFADDGPAPLAVPGADRDAMRLVHDVRSAGGTVVATGGCFDLLHAGHARTLSAARALGDCLVVCLNSDSSVRALKGPDRPIMTQDDRVELLLALDCVDAVVVFDESTPDEALRRFRPDVWAKGGDYTASELPETATLAEWGGRVVTVPFHPGRSTTRLAAAIERVG from the coding sequence ATGAGCGGGGCTGCTGCGGGCGCTCCGCGTTCCGGTGCTGCCGGTGGCCGTGCCGGCGCCCCGCGCTTCCGCATCGCCGTCGTCGGGGACACCCTGCTCGACGTCGACGTGTCCGGCACGAGCGAGCGCCTGAGCCCGGACGCACCCGTCCCCGTGGTGGACGTCGCCACCGACGACCGCCGCGCCGGTGGCGCCGGACTCGTCGCGACGATGCTCGCCCGCGACGGTCACGACGTCACCCTGGTCACCGTCCTGAGCGACGACGGCCGTGCCCGGGAGATCCGCGACCTGCTCCCCGACGTCACAGTCGTCGCCGGGCCGTCCGGAGTCGCCACCCCCGTGAAGACCCGGGTTCGCGTCGTCGACCATGCCCTCGTCCGGATCGACGAGGGCTGCGCGACCCCGCCCGTGCCCGAGGCCACGGACGCGATGACCGCCGCCCTCGACGGCGTCGACGCGATCGTCGTCGCCGACTACGGCCGCGGGGTCGCCGCTGCCCCGGCACTCCGTGACGCCCTCACCCGTGCGGCTGAGCACCTGCCGGTGGTCTGGGACCCGCACCCCAAGGGCGCCGCCCCCGTCCCCGGCACCACCGTCGCCACCCCGAACGCGGCCGAGGCACGACGCTTCACCGACGTCGAGGGACACGGTGTGCCCTTCGCGACCGTCGCCGCCGCCCAGCTCGTCGAGCAGTGGCGGGCCGGTGCCGTCGCCGTGACGATGGGTGACCGCGGCGCGCTGCTCGCCGATGCCCAGGGCGACAGCCGCTTCGTGCCCGCTCCGTCCGTCAGCGCCGGTGACCCCTGCGGTGCCGGCGACCGGCTCGCCGCGGGCGTCGCCGTCGCGCTGGCGTCCGGCGCGGACGTCCCCGACGCCGTCTCCGCCGGCGTGGTCGCCGCCTCCGAGTACCTGGCCGCAGGCGGCGTCACCGCGCTCTTCGCCGACGACGGTCCCGCGCCGCTCGCCGTGCCCGGGGCCGACCGGGACGCCATGCGCCTGGTGCACGACGTCCGGAGTGCCGGCGGCACCGTCGTCGCGACCGGAGGCTGCTTCGACCTGCTCCACGCCGGGCACGCCCGCACCCTGTCGGCCGCCCGTGCACTCGGCGACTGCCTGGTCGTGTGCCTCAACTCGGACTCGTCGGTCCGCGCACTGAAGGGCCCCGACCGGCCGATCATGACCCAGGACGACCGGGTGGAGCTGCTCCTGGCGCTCGACTGCGTCGACGCCGTCGTGGTGTTCGACGAGTCCACCCCCGACGAGGCCCTGCGCCGCTTCCGCCCGGACGTCTGGGCCAAGGGCGGCGACTACACCGCGAGCGAACTGCCCGAGACGGCGACCCTCGCCGAGTGGGGTGGCCGCGTCGTCACCGTGCCGTTCCACCCGGGCCGCTCGACGACCCGGCTCGCTGCCGCGATCGAACGCGTCGGCTGA
- a CDS encoding SIS domain-containing protein: MTIDQQTGLEDRAVTDSARVVVDHVAASVPVIASLVDHRDHIAEWADDIAGRLVAGRRLLAAGNGGSAAEAQHLTSELTGRFEGDRPAYSAISLHAETSAVTAIGNDYGYDQVFARQVSAHARAGDVLVLLSTSGKSPNLLRAAEAARAVGARSLALTGSRPNPLADLVDDAICIEGPSANVQEAQLVLVHALCKAMEPTLRRGGRR; encoded by the coding sequence ATGACCATCGACCAGCAGACCGGGCTCGAGGACCGCGCCGTCACCGACAGCGCTCGCGTCGTCGTCGACCACGTCGCGGCGTCGGTCCCCGTGATCGCCTCCCTCGTCGATCACCGGGACCACATCGCCGAGTGGGCGGACGACATCGCCGGACGGCTCGTCGCCGGTCGCCGGCTGCTCGCCGCGGGGAACGGCGGGTCGGCAGCCGAGGCGCAGCACCTGACGTCCGAACTCACCGGCCGCTTCGAGGGCGACCGACCGGCGTACTCGGCCATCTCGCTGCACGCCGAGACCTCCGCCGTGACCGCCATCGGGAACGACTACGGCTACGACCAGGTGTTCGCACGGCAGGTGTCGGCGCACGCCCGGGCTGGCGACGTCCTCGTGCTGCTGTCGACGAGCGGCAAGAGCCCGAACCTGCTGCGGGCCGCCGAGGCCGCCCGTGCCGTGGGTGCCCGTTCCCTCGCGCTGACCGGATCCCGACCGAACCCGCTCGCCGACCTGGTCGACGACGCGATCTGCATCGAGGGGCCGTCCGCCAACGTGCAGGAGGCGCAGCTCGTCCTGGTGCACGCGCTCTGCAAGGCGATGGAGCCGACGCTGCGTCGCGGGGGCCGTCGATGA
- a CDS encoding glycosyltransferase produces the protein MKIAMVSEHASPLAVLGGVDAGGQNVHVAELSGALADRGHHVTVYTRRDDASQPVRVPLRPGVDVVHVDAGPARTVPKDELFPFMGTFASVLAAEWFLDRPDVVHAHFWMSGHAALDAVTQVQARTGGVRIPVVQTFHALGVVKRRHQGAADTSPAEREWVEPAVGRSVDQVVATCSDEAFELKALGVPLHRISVVPCGVDVSLFRPDGPVEQRDRPLRVLTASRLVQRKGVGTTIAALAALVEQGRDVELVVVGGAGVAGADLVDDPEYQRLDTLARSLGVRDHVTFRGQLGQHDMPAVYRSADVVVCAPWYEPFGIVPLEAMACGRPVVASSVGGLIDTVVEDATGLHVPPRDESAVAEAVGALLDDPERREAYGRAGRQRAESRYTWQKVAADSERVYERLLAGATSSASTAGPATGRSRTTHAGRVTRAAQSTERTAR, from the coding sequence ATGAAGATCGCCATGGTGTCCGAGCACGCGAGTCCACTCGCCGTGCTCGGCGGGGTCGACGCCGGTGGGCAGAACGTCCACGTCGCCGAACTGTCCGGTGCGCTGGCCGACCGCGGCCACCACGTGACCGTCTACACGCGGCGCGACGACGCGTCGCAGCCGGTCCGTGTGCCCCTGCGCCCCGGTGTGGACGTCGTGCACGTCGACGCCGGTCCCGCGCGTACCGTGCCGAAGGACGAGCTGTTCCCGTTCATGGGGACGTTCGCGTCGGTGCTCGCCGCCGAGTGGTTCCTCGACCGCCCCGACGTGGTGCACGCGCACTTCTGGATGTCGGGCCACGCCGCTCTCGACGCGGTGACGCAGGTGCAGGCCCGGACCGGTGGGGTGCGGATCCCGGTGGTGCAGACCTTCCACGCCCTGGGTGTCGTGAAGCGCCGGCACCAGGGTGCCGCGGACACCAGCCCGGCCGAGCGCGAGTGGGTCGAACCCGCCGTCGGTCGGAGCGTCGACCAGGTCGTCGCGACGTGCTCGGACGAGGCGTTCGAGCTCAAGGCCCTCGGTGTCCCGCTGCACCGCATCTCCGTGGTGCCGTGCGGCGTCGACGTGTCGCTCTTCCGTCCGGACGGCCCCGTCGAACAGCGCGACCGTCCGCTCCGGGTGCTCACCGCTTCGCGACTCGTGCAGCGGAAGGGCGTCGGGACGACGATCGCCGCACTCGCCGCGCTGGTCGAACAGGGCCGTGACGTCGAGCTCGTCGTCGTGGGCGGGGCCGGTGTCGCCGGTGCCGACCTGGTGGACGACCCCGAGTACCAGCGGCTCGACACCCTGGCCCGGTCGCTCGGCGTGCGCGACCACGTGACGTTCCGTGGGCAGCTCGGGCAGCACGACATGCCGGCCGTCTACCGCAGTGCCGACGTCGTCGTCTGCGCCCCCTGGTACGAGCCGTTCGGCATCGTGCCGCTCGAGGCGATGGCGTGCGGTCGCCCGGTGGTCGCGTCGAGCGTCGGCGGGCTCATCGACACCGTCGTCGAGGACGCCACCGGCCTGCACGTGCCGCCGCGCGACGAGTCCGCGGTCGCCGAGGCCGTCGGCGCACTGCTCGACGACCCGGAGCGCCGCGAGGCGTACGGCCGTGCCGGTCGACAGCGCGCCGAGTCCCGCTACACGTGGCAGAAGGTCGCGGCCGACAGCGAGCGCGTCTACGAGCGCCTGCTCGCCGGCGCGACGTCGTCCGCCAGCACCGCCGGGCCCGCCACCGGCCGCTCGCGCACCACCCACGCCGGCCGGGTCACCCGCGCCGCGCAGTCGACGGAGAGGACCGCACGATGA
- a CDS encoding glycosyltransferase → MRILVWHVHGGWMDAFVRGPHEYLIPTTPARDAWGLGRGGRDWPETAIEIDPADVAEAEVDVVVLQRTEELEEARRLLGGRDVPIVFVEHNAPRVDVPNSLHPMRDRDDLTIAHVTHWNALMWDCGTTRATVVEHGVVDPGPLYTGALERLGVVINEPVRRNRVVGTDLLPRFAEVAPVDVWGIGSERLPELGFGDRVVAQGDVKADPMHAALAERRAYVHPNRWTSLGLSLIESMHMAMPVLVLATTDAARTVPGEAGAIASDVEELVRASRLLLEDPDEARRRGVVAREAVLARHALGRFLADWDDLLGDAVARGARRNRAAGAALEGSLR, encoded by the coding sequence ATGCGGATCCTCGTGTGGCACGTGCACGGCGGCTGGATGGACGCCTTCGTCCGCGGCCCCCACGAGTACCTCATCCCGACCACCCCGGCTCGCGACGCCTGGGGACTCGGCCGTGGCGGGCGCGACTGGCCGGAGACCGCGATCGAGATCGACCCGGCCGACGTCGCCGAGGCCGAGGTCGACGTGGTCGTCCTGCAGCGCACCGAGGAGCTCGAGGAAGCCCGCCGTCTGCTCGGTGGCCGCGACGTACCGATCGTCTTCGTGGAGCACAACGCCCCGCGGGTCGACGTGCCGAACAGCCTGCACCCGATGCGCGACCGCGACGACCTGACGATCGCGCACGTGACGCACTGGAACGCCCTGATGTGGGACTGCGGCACCACGCGGGCCACCGTCGTCGAGCACGGCGTCGTCGACCCCGGCCCGCTCTACACCGGTGCGCTCGAACGTCTCGGCGTCGTCATCAACGAACCCGTCCGGCGCAACCGTGTCGTCGGCACCGACCTGCTCCCCCGCTTCGCCGAGGTCGCCCCGGTCGACGTCTGGGGCATCGGCTCCGAACGGCTGCCGGAGCTCGGCTTCGGTGACCGCGTGGTCGCGCAGGGCGACGTCAAGGCTGACCCCATGCACGCGGCGCTGGCCGAGCGGCGGGCCTACGTGCACCCGAACCGCTGGACCTCGCTGGGCCTGTCGCTCATCGAGTCGATGCACATGGCGATGCCGGTCCTGGTGCTCGCGACGACGGACGCGGCCCGCACGGTCCCGGGTGAAGCCGGGGCGATCGCGAGCGACGTCGAGGAGCTGGTGCGGGCCTCCAGGCTGTTGTTGGAGGACCCGGACGAGGCGCGTCGACGGGGAGTCGTGGCGCGGGAGGCCGTGCTCGCACGGCACGCGCTCGGTCGGTTCCTGGCCGACTGGGACGACCTGCTCGGCGACGCCGTCGCGCGCGGTGCGCGACGGAACCGTGCGGCGGGAGCCGCGCTCGAAGGGAGCCTGCGATGA
- a CDS encoding glycosyltransferase family 9 protein, producing MSAGRRVLVARLDSFGDVLVAGPAVRAVAAGAAHVTMLCGPQGAPAADLLPGIDRVRVWAAPWVTETARPIDDPLLAEFRALVAEEQPDEAVVLTSFHQSPLPLALLLRLAGVPRVSGASVDHPGSLLDVRLRPGEDLPEDLPEPERALRIAEAAGFRLPPDDDGRLAVRHDAVLPPPVAGLDRYVVVHPGASVPARSWPEAHHRALVAAYAERGVPVVVTGSPGERALTAVVAGDSGIDLGGRTSPAELAAVLAGAEVVVVGNTGPAHLAAAVGAPIVSLFSPVVPAVKWAPYAPLVELLGDQAAPCRLSRARECPVPGHPCLSGVRIEDVLDAHERLLDRVSRTDRRSLRSGSEGAA from the coding sequence GTGAGCGCCGGTCGGCGCGTCCTCGTCGCCCGACTCGACTCCTTCGGCGACGTCCTGGTCGCCGGACCGGCGGTGCGCGCCGTCGCCGCCGGTGCCGCGCACGTGACGATGCTCTGCGGACCGCAGGGGGCGCCGGCCGCCGACCTGCTGCCCGGTATCGACCGGGTGCGGGTGTGGGCGGCACCGTGGGTCACTGAGACCGCACGCCCGATCGACGACCCCCTGCTCGCCGAGTTCCGCGCGCTGGTCGCCGAGGAACAGCCCGACGAGGCCGTCGTCCTGACGTCCTTCCACCAGTCGCCCCTGCCCCTCGCGCTCCTCCTGCGCCTGGCCGGGGTCCCCCGGGTCTCCGGGGCCTCGGTCGACCATCCCGGGTCCCTGCTCGACGTGCGGCTGCGCCCCGGCGAGGACCTGCCCGAGGACCTCCCCGAGCCCGAGCGCGCGCTGCGGATCGCCGAGGCGGCCGGGTTCCGGCTGCCGCCGGACGACGACGGGAGGCTCGCGGTACGGCACGACGCCGTCCTGCCCCCGCCCGTGGCCGGCCTCGACCGCTACGTGGTCGTCCACCCCGGAGCCAGCGTCCCGGCACGGTCGTGGCCGGAGGCCCACCACCGTGCGCTCGTCGCCGCCTACGCCGAGCGCGGCGTGCCCGTCGTCGTCACCGGCTCCCCCGGCGAACGCGCGCTGACCGCGGTCGTGGCGGGCGACAGCGGCATCGACCTCGGCGGCCGCACCAGCCCCGCCGAACTCGCGGCCGTCCTCGCCGGCGCCGAGGTCGTCGTCGTCGGGAACACCGGTCCGGCCCACCTCGCCGCCGCCGTCGGGGCGCCCATCGTGAGTCTGTTCTCGCCCGTCGTCCCCGCCGTGAAGTGGGCGCCGTACGCCCCGCTGGTCGAACTGCTCGGCGACCAGGCCGCCCCGTGCCGGCTCAGCCGCGCTCGCGAGTGCCCGGTCCCCGGCCACCCGTGCCTGTCCGGAGTGCGCATCGAGGACGTCCTGGACGCCCACGAACGGCTCCTCGACCGCGTTTCGCGGACTGATCGGAGAAGTCTGCGGAGCGGCTCAGAAGGCGCTGCGTAG
- a CDS encoding D-glycero-alpha-D-manno-heptose-1,7-bisphosphate 7-phosphatase, which translates to MALAPDRVIRGLLFDRDDTLVVDVPYNADPHLVVPVPGARRALDRARAAGLRLGVVTNQSVIAKGMATREQVDATNARVDELVGPFDVWCVCPHDAGDDCACRKPRPGMVLDAAERLGIPPESIVVVGDIGADVQAARNAGAQGILVPTPRTRRQEIDEADTVAADLDEAVTLVLEHVGSVADRA; encoded by the coding sequence ATGGCCCTCGCACCGGACCGCGTCATCCGCGGTCTGCTCTTCGACCGCGACGACACCCTCGTGGTGGACGTCCCGTACAACGCCGACCCGCACCTGGTCGTCCCCGTCCCCGGTGCCCGCCGCGCCCTCGACCGGGCGCGTGCCGCCGGGTTGCGGCTCGGTGTCGTCACGAACCAGTCGGTGATCGCGAAGGGCATGGCCACGCGCGAACAGGTCGACGCCACCAACGCCCGGGTCGACGAGCTCGTCGGCCCGTTCGACGTGTGGTGCGTCTGCCCGCACGACGCCGGTGACGACTGCGCCTGCCGGAAGCCCCGGCCCGGGATGGTCCTCGACGCCGCCGAGCGGCTCGGCATCCCGCCGGAGTCGATCGTCGTCGTCGGTGACATCGGCGCCGACGTGCAGGCCGCCCGGAACGCCGGCGCGCAGGGGATCCTCGTGCCCACCCCGCGCACCCGCCGTCAGGAGATCGACGAGGCCGACACCGTCGCCGCGGACCTGGACGAGGCCGTCACCCTGGTGCTCGAGCACGTCGGCAGCGTGGCGGACCGGGCGTGA
- a CDS encoding glycosyltransferase family 9 protein, translating to MTALENLPDPDGRPELLVLRAIKLGDLLVAVPALHALRRAFPDHRITLATTAWLAPVVELVPAVDVHLAQHGLDHPIAVPDGAVDVAVNLHGAGPESSDLVAALGPRRVIGHADPTHGYEGPEWPDDVHERDRWADLLTWHGIQADATEVHIDRPAEPPVVADAAVVHVGAFHGARHWPTDRFADVVRGLQERGADVVLTGGSDDVVRARAVADAAGLAPEAVLAGTLDLQAFAAVIAAARLVVTVDTGAAHLATAYGVPSVVLFGPAPPEAWGPPSTGPHIVLTDASVRRGDVFAEDPDPAILAVTADDVLAAVDRLRVTAQAAGR from the coding sequence GTGACCGCCCTCGAGAACCTGCCCGACCCCGACGGACGCCCGGAACTGCTCGTCCTCCGTGCCATCAAGCTCGGCGACCTGCTCGTCGCCGTCCCCGCACTGCACGCGCTCCGCCGCGCCTTCCCCGACCACCGCATCACCCTGGCCACCACGGCATGGCTGGCACCGGTCGTCGAGCTCGTCCCGGCGGTGGACGTGCACCTGGCCCAGCACGGTCTCGACCACCCGATCGCGGTGCCGGACGGTGCGGTGGACGTCGCCGTCAACCTGCACGGCGCCGGCCCGGAGTCCTCGGACCTCGTCGCCGCGCTCGGCCCGCGGCGGGTCATCGGCCACGCCGACCCGACCCACGGCTACGAAGGCCCGGAGTGGCCCGACGACGTGCACGAGCGCGACCGCTGGGCGGACCTGCTGACGTGGCACGGCATCCAGGCGGACGCGACCGAGGTGCACATCGACCGCCCCGCCGAGCCGCCGGTGGTCGCCGACGCGGCCGTCGTGCACGTGGGTGCCTTCCACGGTGCGCGGCACTGGCCGACGGACCGCTTCGCCGACGTGGTGCGCGGACTGCAGGAGCGCGGTGCCGACGTGGTCCTGACGGGAGGCTCGGACGACGTCGTGCGTGCCCGTGCCGTCGCCGACGCGGCCGGTCTGGCGCCGGAGGCGGTGCTGGCCGGCACCCTGGACCTGCAGGCCTTCGCCGCGGTGATCGCCGCGGCGCGGCTCGTCGTCACGGTCGACACCGGCGCTGCGCACCTGGCGACCGCCTACGGGGTGCCCTCGGTGGTGCTGTTCGGCCCGGCACCGCCCGAGGCGTGGGGCCCGCCGTCGACCGGCCCGCACATCGTGCTCACCGACGCCTCGGTCCGTCGCGGCGACGTCTTCGCCGAGGACCCGGACCCGGCGATCCTGGCCGTGACCGCGGACGACGTCCTGGCCGCGGTGGACCGGCTCCGGGTGACCGCTCAGGCGGCCGGGCGGTAG
- a CDS encoding PRC-barrel domain-containing protein, which produces MFEAANIRDWIGLPVVDEADDKVGTLESIYYDTATSEPAFGALTTGVVGFQKLVFVPLFGATVAPKHLRVTFPKKLVKDAPSIPTDGELDAATEPELFQHYGLEYRTGSGGERRLGRR; this is translated from the coding sequence GTGTTCGAAGCCGCGAACATCCGTGACTGGATCGGTCTGCCCGTCGTCGACGAGGCCGACGACAAGGTCGGCACGCTCGAGAGCATCTACTACGACACCGCCACGTCCGAGCCGGCGTTCGGTGCCCTGACCACCGGCGTGGTCGGGTTCCAGAAGCTCGTCTTCGTGCCGCTGTTCGGCGCCACCGTCGCCCCGAAGCACCTGCGTGTGACGTTCCCGAAGAAGCTCGTCAAGGACGCCCCGTCGATCCCGACCGACGGCGAGCTCGACGCAGCGACCGAGCCCGAGCTGTTCCAGCACTACGGGCTGGAGTACCGCACCGGCAGCGGTGGCGAACGCCGACTCGGACGCCGCTGA
- a CDS encoding SGNH/GDSL hydrolase family protein codes for MWPVPQPYPVPDDPTVSLADLPPGSEYVALGDSYSAGYGLGDRTRLPTSACVQSARDYPHRLAARFGLDLTDVTCAGATSEDVTTGHQFKGVPPQIESLSSRTRLVTLTIGGNDADLFGTAASCLAISADGPVFSGRDAPSCRSTLVQDGEDQLSVKIQSRVALGIADTLAAVQRAAPNAVVVFLGYPAIFPDAEHTPAKGCFRSALDLGTLAGSFPSDTFPFTDDDVAYLHGVQEELDAVSASAADAAGVRFVDVLERTEAHSACAPADERYVAGVSLTGSSDLRRIDLQAGALHPNGRGVAYLTDQMADAIRELAG; via the coding sequence ATGTGGCCCGTCCCGCAGCCCTACCCGGTGCCGGACGACCCGACCGTATCGCTCGCCGACCTCCCGCCGGGCAGCGAGTACGTCGCCCTCGGTGACTCGTACTCGGCCGGCTACGGGCTCGGCGACCGGACCCGGCTGCCCACGAGCGCGTGCGTGCAGTCCGCCCGTGACTACCCGCACCGGCTCGCGGCGCGCTTCGGCCTCGACCTGACCGACGTCACGTGTGCGGGCGCCACCAGCGAGGACGTCACGACCGGACACCAGTTCAAGGGCGTCCCCCCGCAGATCGAGTCGCTGTCCTCGCGCACTCGGCTCGTGACCCTGACCATCGGCGGCAACGACGCGGACCTGTTCGGCACGGCCGCGTCGTGCCTGGCGATCTCGGCCGACGGCCCGGTGTTCTCCGGACGTGACGCGCCGTCGTGCAGGAGCACGCTCGTGCAGGACGGTGAGGACCAGCTCAGCGTGAAGATCCAGTCGCGGGTCGCGCTCGGCATCGCCGACACCCTCGCAGCGGTGCAACGGGCCGCGCCGAACGCCGTCGTCGTGTTCCTCGGGTACCCGGCGATCTTCCCGGACGCCGAGCACACCCCGGCGAAGGGCTGCTTCCGATCGGCGCTCGACCTCGGCACGCTCGCCGGGTCGTTCCCCTCGGACACCTTCCCCTTCACCGACGACGACGTGGCGTACCTGCACGGCGTGCAGGAGGAGCTCGATGCGGTGTCCGCGTCCGCCGCCGACGCCGCCGGGGTGCGGTTCGTCGACGTCCTCGAACGCACCGAGGCCCACTCGGCCTGCGCCCCGGCGGACGAGCGCTACGTCGCAGGCGTCAGCCTCACCGGCTCGAGCGACCTGCGGCGCATCGATCTGCAGGCCGGCGCCCTGCACCCCAACGGCCGCGGTGTCGCGTACCTCACCGACCAGATGGCCGACGCGATCCGGGAACTCGCCGGCTGA